ATCACTTTTCCCGATGCTGCGGCAGCTACAAGCAATTCTCGTTGTTTACACAAAAACGCAGGAATTTGAATGATATCAACATAATTTGCAATTTCATGAATTTGTTCGATTGAATGAACATCTGTAAGTATCGGAACACGAAGTTCTGCACGAATTTGTTTAAACCACTCAATACCTGTAGTTAATCCAGGTCCGCGAATACCTTGTGCGCTGGTTCGATTTGCTTTGTCAAAACTGCTTTTAAAAACATAAGGAAAATTTAATTTTTGGCACACAGTTTTTAAAAATAGACCAACTTCTAACCCAAGATGCAACGACTCCAGCATGCATGGACCTGCAATAATCAATGGCATTTTTCGTGAAAGTTTAACATTAGGAACAATGGCTCCATCCCACTGTCCAGGAAAAAGCGTGGTATCCAAATTCATCCTATACCTCGAATTGGAGACCTCTTCCGTTAGGAAGAGGAGGAAAATGAGCTAAAAGAGCCAATTTTCCGTTAGGAAATGCAGGCGTAAATTGTGAATTTGCAAGCAGACAAAGGAGTCGCTTGCGTGCGACGTTTGGTTGCATTGCGAATGAATTTGTAACTTTAAATTGTAGCATAGTTGTACCCATCTTTTACATGTAATTTTTTACAAAACTTATGTGAAATTCCTTGAATTGTTTGTTTTTTTGTTGTG
This region of Spirobacillus cienkowskii genomic DNA includes:
- the kdsA gene encoding 3-deoxy-8-phosphooctulonate synthase, translated to MNLDTTLFPGQWDGAIVPNVKLSRKMPLIIAGPCMLESLHLGLEVGLFLKTVCQKLNFPYVFKSSFDKANRTSAQGIRGPGLTTGIEWFKQIRAELRVPILTDVHSIEQIHEIANYVDIIQIPAFLCKQRELLVAAAASGKVIQIKKGQWASSEEMIEIANFILKMGNPKTILVERGSCFGYNNLVVDFRNLVEMHAQGHAVIFDATHSVQLPGAANGKSSGLRHMVSHLTRAAVAVGVDGIFMEVHQNPAQALSDADTQLNMEQAEEILNSIKSLLS